In Haliaeetus albicilla chromosome 2, bHalAlb1.1, whole genome shotgun sequence, a single genomic region encodes these proteins:
- the DHX30 gene encoding ATP-dependent RNA helicase DHX30 isoform X1 — MAALGLLLQAAAVCGSAGPLRLCRCYRAAPGTRGLCTRLPAPQSSVEARQEEEQQQQPGAQEEEEDTAAMVKDSRDLLKEFPQPKNLLNSVIGRALGISHARDKLVYIHTNGPRKKKVTLHIKWPKNVEVEGYGTKKIDAERQAAAAACQLFKGWGLLGPRNELFDAAKYRLLADQLGCPDERWCSEGKWRSKSGPSLADLSTCWRRMEPDDSIQPMEQGRMPKAMRREELEEGELEEGELEEGELEEEAIDVSDYLPMAHQDARTPGRDASRGGSSIEMTDDNTAIRALTQFPLPKNLLAQVIQIATSSSTVKEYMQFRTVGTKTKICKLTLRWPCPMTFAAKGRRKVEAENKAAALACQKLKSLGLVDKNNNPLSHAMYNMTSLRELGENQRKPCHIKVPEATLRKIENYLNHYPVDIRESRPRIADDMMNLSKESGAISDAITGKTYIPMLEAEEVRLSQNLLALWKRRGSSWQESHPLPVDPHKDTILSAIEQNPVVVIAGDTGCGKTTRIPQLLLEHYILEGRGARCNVVITQPRRISAISVAQRVAQELGPNMRKNVGYQVRLESKPPARGGALLFCTVGILLRKLQGNPSLEGVSHVVVDEVHERDVNTDFLLILLKGIQKLNPDLRLVLMSATGDNQRFSHYFGDCPVVKVPGFMYPVKEYYLEEILAKLGRHRHRHYEIKQSDDECVLDLDLITDLVLQIDAHGEPGGILCFLPGWQEIKGVQQRLLEMLGSQNSRYLVLPVHSNIPMMDQQNIFQRPPPGVRKIVLATNIAETSITINDIVHVVDSGTHKEERYDLKTKVSCLETVWVSKSNVVQRRGRAGRCQSGFAYHLFPRSRLDKMPTYQVPEILRTPLENLVVQAKIHMPEKTAVEFLSKALDSPDIKAVDEAVILLQEIGVLDQREALTTLGKRLAQISTDPRLAKAIVLASIYRCLHPLLVIVSCLTRDPFSSSLQNRAEVDKAKAVLSRESGSDHLAFVRAVAGWEEVLRRRDSRARDNYLQDYYLYGPSLRFINGLVKQFSENLYEAFLVSSPSDCTMPSSVCNQYSEEEELVKGVLMAGLYPNLIQVRQGKVTRQGKFKPNSYAYRTKAGTVLLHKSTINREASKLYSRWLTYFMAVKSNGGVFVRDSSQVHPLAVLLMTDTDIHVRDDGWRATVSLTDSDLLVLEGDSYTIRLLRDFRVSLSKMVETCLCYEMAAIPGDLHHQHSQLLDILVDLLKGPPGSFGA; from the exons ATGGCGgcgctggggctgctgctgcaggcggCGGCGGTCTGCGGCTCGGCCGGACCCTTGCGCCTCTGCCGCTGTTACCGGGCGGCGCCGGGGACGCGCGGGCTCTGCACCCGCCTGCCGGCGCCCCAGAGCTCCGTGGAGGcgaggcaggaggaggagcagcagcaacagccgGGCgcccaggaggaggaggaggacacgGCCGCCATGGTGAAGG attccaGAGACTTATTAAAGGAATTTCCACAGCCTAAAAACTTGCTCAACAGCGTGATTGGACGAGCCCTGGGCATTTCTCACGCAAGGGACAAGCTGGTGTACATCCATACCAATGGGCCAAGAAAAAAG aaagtcaCTCTGCATATAAAGTGGCCAAAGAATGTGGAAGTGGAAGGCTATGGGACCAAGAAGATTGATGCTgagaggcaggcagcagctgcagcgTGTCAGCTCTTCAAG GGCTGGGGTTTGCTGGGGCCCAGAAATGAGCTCTTTGATGCTGCAAAGTACCGGCTTCTCGCTGACCAGCTTGGCTGTCCCGACGAGAGGTGGTGCTCGGAGGGCAAGTGGCGCTCCAAGTCCGGACCTTCTCTCGCTGACTTGTCGACCTGCTGGCGACGGATGGAGCCAGACGATTCCATCCAGCCTATGGAACAGGGCAGGATGCCTAAAGCAATGAGGAGAGaagagctggaggaaggggagctAGAGGAAGGGGAACTGGAGGAAGGAGAGCTGGAAGAAGAAGCAATCGATGTTTCCGATTATCTACCTATGGCACATCAGGATGCCCGAACCCCAGGCAGAGATGCAAG CCGAGGAGGGAGTTCCATTGAAATGACAGATGACAACACTGCCATCCGTGCCCTGACACAGTTCCCACTTCCCAAAAATCTCCTGGCCCAAGTGATTCAGATTGCAACCTCTTCCTCCACAGTCAAG GAGTACATGCAGTTCCGCACAGTAGGCACCAAGACGAAGATCTGCAAGCTCACGCTCCGCTGGCCCTGTCCAATGACTTTTGCTGCCAAGGGCCGTCGCAAGGTGGAGGCAGAAAACAAAGCGGCGGCACTAGCCTGTCAGAAGCTTAAG aGCCTTGGGTTGGTGGACAAGAACAACAACCCCCTCAGCCATGCTATGTACAACATGACTTCACTCCGGGAGCTTGGTGAGAACCAGAGGAAACCCTGCCACATCAAAGTCCCTGAAGCAACCCTGCGCAAGATTGAGAACTATCTGAATCAT TATCCAGTGGACATCAGGGAATCCAGGCCCCGGATTGCTGATGACATGATGAACCTGAGCAAGGAATCTGGTGCGATAAGTGATGCAATCACAGGGAAGACATACATACCCATGTTGGAAGCAGAGGAAGTGCGCCTTAGCCAGAATCTCCTGGCCCTCTGGAAAAGGAGAGGATCCTCGTGGCAGGAGAGCCACCCACTGCCAGTAGATCCTCACAAGGACACCATCCTATCAGCCATCGAGCAGAACCCTGTAGTGGTAATAGCAGGAGATACAGGCTGTGGGAAAACCACGAGGATCCCTCAGCTCCTGCTGGAACACTACATCCTGGAGGGACGTGGCGCCCGCTGCAATGTAGTGATCACCCAGCCAAGGAGGATCAGCGCCATCTCGGTCGCCCAGCGTGTGGCACAGGAGTTGGGTCCCAACATGAGGAAGAACGTGGGCTACCAGGTGCGACTGGAGAGCAAGCCACCTGCCAGGGGAGGAGCCCTGCTCTTCTGCACCGTGGGCATCCTGCTGCGGAAGCTGCAGGGGAACCCCAGCCTGGAGGGTGTCAGCCACGTCGTGGTTGATGAGGTCCACGAGCGAGACGTCAACACTGATTTCCTGCTCATCCTGCTGAAAGGCATCCAGAAGCTCAACCCTGACCTGCGCCTGGTCTTAATGAGTGCCACAGGAGACAATCAGCGTTTCTCACATTACTTTGGGGATTGCCCTGTGGTCAAGGTGCCGGGCTTCATGTACCCAGTGAAGGAGTACTATCTGGAGGAGATCTTGGCCAAGCTGGGCCGGCACCGACACCGGCACTATGAGATCAAG CAATCAGATGATGAATGTGTCCTTGATCTTGATCTGATCACTGACCTCGTACTCCAGATTGATGCTCACGGAGAACCAG GTGGGAtcctctgcttcctccctgGCTGGCAGGAAATCAAGGGAGTGCAGCAGCGCCTGCTAGAGATGCTCGGATCTCAGAACAGCCGGTACCTCGTCTTACCAG TGCACTCCAACATCCCCATGATGGACCAGCAAAACATATTCCAGCGGCCTCCACCTGGCGTCAGGAAGATTGTCCTGGCCACCAACATCGCTGAGACCTCCATCACCATCAATGACATTGTGCATGTGGTGGACAGTGGCACGCACAAGGAGGAACGTTATGACCTGAAGACCAAG GTGTCCTGCCTGGAAACGGTGTGGGTGTCCAAGTCAAATGTGGTGCAGAGGCGAGGGCGTGCTGGCCGCTGTCAGTCGGGATTTGCCTATCACCTCTTCCCTCGCAGCCGCCTGGACAAGATGCCAACTTACCAGGTTCCAGAGATCCTACGCACCCCACTGGAGAACCTGGTGGTTCAGGCCAAGATCCACATGCCGGAGAAAACA GCAGTTGAATTTCTGTCCAAGGCTCTGGACAGCCCTGACATCAAAGCTGTGGATGAAGCAGTGATCTTGCTGCAGGAGATTG GAGTGCTGGACCAGCGAGAAGCCCTCACCACTTTGGGCAAACGCCTTGCCCAGATCTCCACAGATCCTCGGCTGGCAAAGGCCATTGTCTTGGCATCCATCTACCGTTGCCTCCACCCTCTGCTCGTCATCGTTTCTTGCCTCACCCGGGAccccttcagcagcagcctgcaaaaCCGTGCAGAGGTGGACAAG GCCAAGGCTGTTCTGAGCCGGGAGAGTGGGAGCGATCACCTTGCATTTGTCAGAGCTGTGGCAGGCTGGGAGGAGGTGCTGAGACGCAGAGACAGTCGTGCCAGGGATAACTACCTGCAGGACTATTACCTGTATGGCCCCAGCCTTCGCTTCATCAATG GCCTTGTCAAGCAGTTCTCTGAGAACCTCTACGAAGCCTTCCTGGTGTCATCCCCGTCTGACTGTACCATGCCATCGTCTGTATGTAACCAGTACAGTGAAGAGGAAGAACTCGTCAAGGGGGTCCTTATGGCTGGGCTCTACCCCAACCTCATCCAG GTGAGACAAGGTAAAGTGACCCGTCAAGGGAAGTTCAAACCTAACAGCTACGCGTATCGGACAAAGGCTGGCACTGTTCTGCTCCACAAGTCAACAATCAACAG GGAGGCATCCAAGCTGTACAGCCGCTGGCTAACATACTTCATGGCAGTGAAGTCCAATGGTGGGGTGTTTGTGCGGGACTCCTCCCAGGTCCACCCGTTGGCCGTGCTGCTCATGACCGACACGGATATCCACGTCCGAG ATGATGGCTGGCGAGCAACAGTCTCCCTGACAGACAGCGATCTCCTGGTGCTGGAGGGAGACTCCTACACCATCCGCCTCCTGCGCGATTTCCGTGTGTCGCTCTCCAAGATGGTGGAGACGTGCCTGTGCTATGAGATGGCAGCCATCCCTGGGGACCTGcaccaccagcacagccagctgCTCGACATCCTGGTGGATCTGCTCAAAGGCCCTCCTGGCAGCTTTGGTGCTTAG
- the DHX30 gene encoding ATP-dependent RNA helicase DHX30 isoform X2 yields the protein MRGKGEEPASCGGVCAHGCAAAAADSRDLLKEFPQPKNLLNSVIGRALGISHARDKLVYIHTNGPRKKKVTLHIKWPKNVEVEGYGTKKIDAERQAAAAACQLFKGWGLLGPRNELFDAAKYRLLADQLGCPDERWCSEGKWRSKSGPSLADLSTCWRRMEPDDSIQPMEQGRMPKAMRREELEEGELEEGELEEGELEEEAIDVSDYLPMAHQDARTPGRDASRGGSSIEMTDDNTAIRALTQFPLPKNLLAQVIQIATSSSTVKEYMQFRTVGTKTKICKLTLRWPCPMTFAAKGRRKVEAENKAAALACQKLKSLGLVDKNNNPLSHAMYNMTSLRELGENQRKPCHIKVPEATLRKIENYLNHYPVDIRESRPRIADDMMNLSKESGAISDAITGKTYIPMLEAEEVRLSQNLLALWKRRGSSWQESHPLPVDPHKDTILSAIEQNPVVVIAGDTGCGKTTRIPQLLLEHYILEGRGARCNVVITQPRRISAISVAQRVAQELGPNMRKNVGYQVRLESKPPARGGALLFCTVGILLRKLQGNPSLEGVSHVVVDEVHERDVNTDFLLILLKGIQKLNPDLRLVLMSATGDNQRFSHYFGDCPVVKVPGFMYPVKEYYLEEILAKLGRHRHRHYEIKQSDDECVLDLDLITDLVLQIDAHGEPGGILCFLPGWQEIKGVQQRLLEMLGSQNSRYLVLPVHSNIPMMDQQNIFQRPPPGVRKIVLATNIAETSITINDIVHVVDSGTHKEERYDLKTKVSCLETVWVSKSNVVQRRGRAGRCQSGFAYHLFPRSRLDKMPTYQVPEILRTPLENLVVQAKIHMPEKTAVEFLSKALDSPDIKAVDEAVILLQEIGVLDQREALTTLGKRLAQISTDPRLAKAIVLASIYRCLHPLLVIVSCLTRDPFSSSLQNRAEVDKAKAVLSRESGSDHLAFVRAVAGWEEVLRRRDSRARDNYLQDYYLYGPSLRFINGLVKQFSENLYEAFLVSSPSDCTMPSSVCNQYSEEEELVKGVLMAGLYPNLIQVRQGKVTRQGKFKPNSYAYRTKAGTVLLHKSTINREASKLYSRWLTYFMAVKSNGGVFVRDSSQVHPLAVLLMTDTDIHVRDDGWRATVSLTDSDLLVLEGDSYTIRLLRDFRVSLSKMVETCLCYEMAAIPGDLHHQHSQLLDILVDLLKGPPGSFGA from the exons ATGCGCGGTAAGGGAGAGGAGCCGGCCAGCTGCGGCGGAGTCTGCGCGCACggctgcgccgccgccgccgcag attccaGAGACTTATTAAAGGAATTTCCACAGCCTAAAAACTTGCTCAACAGCGTGATTGGACGAGCCCTGGGCATTTCTCACGCAAGGGACAAGCTGGTGTACATCCATACCAATGGGCCAAGAAAAAAG aaagtcaCTCTGCATATAAAGTGGCCAAAGAATGTGGAAGTGGAAGGCTATGGGACCAAGAAGATTGATGCTgagaggcaggcagcagctgcagcgTGTCAGCTCTTCAAG GGCTGGGGTTTGCTGGGGCCCAGAAATGAGCTCTTTGATGCTGCAAAGTACCGGCTTCTCGCTGACCAGCTTGGCTGTCCCGACGAGAGGTGGTGCTCGGAGGGCAAGTGGCGCTCCAAGTCCGGACCTTCTCTCGCTGACTTGTCGACCTGCTGGCGACGGATGGAGCCAGACGATTCCATCCAGCCTATGGAACAGGGCAGGATGCCTAAAGCAATGAGGAGAGaagagctggaggaaggggagctAGAGGAAGGGGAACTGGAGGAAGGAGAGCTGGAAGAAGAAGCAATCGATGTTTCCGATTATCTACCTATGGCACATCAGGATGCCCGAACCCCAGGCAGAGATGCAAG CCGAGGAGGGAGTTCCATTGAAATGACAGATGACAACACTGCCATCCGTGCCCTGACACAGTTCCCACTTCCCAAAAATCTCCTGGCCCAAGTGATTCAGATTGCAACCTCTTCCTCCACAGTCAAG GAGTACATGCAGTTCCGCACAGTAGGCACCAAGACGAAGATCTGCAAGCTCACGCTCCGCTGGCCCTGTCCAATGACTTTTGCTGCCAAGGGCCGTCGCAAGGTGGAGGCAGAAAACAAAGCGGCGGCACTAGCCTGTCAGAAGCTTAAG aGCCTTGGGTTGGTGGACAAGAACAACAACCCCCTCAGCCATGCTATGTACAACATGACTTCACTCCGGGAGCTTGGTGAGAACCAGAGGAAACCCTGCCACATCAAAGTCCCTGAAGCAACCCTGCGCAAGATTGAGAACTATCTGAATCAT TATCCAGTGGACATCAGGGAATCCAGGCCCCGGATTGCTGATGACATGATGAACCTGAGCAAGGAATCTGGTGCGATAAGTGATGCAATCACAGGGAAGACATACATACCCATGTTGGAAGCAGAGGAAGTGCGCCTTAGCCAGAATCTCCTGGCCCTCTGGAAAAGGAGAGGATCCTCGTGGCAGGAGAGCCACCCACTGCCAGTAGATCCTCACAAGGACACCATCCTATCAGCCATCGAGCAGAACCCTGTAGTGGTAATAGCAGGAGATACAGGCTGTGGGAAAACCACGAGGATCCCTCAGCTCCTGCTGGAACACTACATCCTGGAGGGACGTGGCGCCCGCTGCAATGTAGTGATCACCCAGCCAAGGAGGATCAGCGCCATCTCGGTCGCCCAGCGTGTGGCACAGGAGTTGGGTCCCAACATGAGGAAGAACGTGGGCTACCAGGTGCGACTGGAGAGCAAGCCACCTGCCAGGGGAGGAGCCCTGCTCTTCTGCACCGTGGGCATCCTGCTGCGGAAGCTGCAGGGGAACCCCAGCCTGGAGGGTGTCAGCCACGTCGTGGTTGATGAGGTCCACGAGCGAGACGTCAACACTGATTTCCTGCTCATCCTGCTGAAAGGCATCCAGAAGCTCAACCCTGACCTGCGCCTGGTCTTAATGAGTGCCACAGGAGACAATCAGCGTTTCTCACATTACTTTGGGGATTGCCCTGTGGTCAAGGTGCCGGGCTTCATGTACCCAGTGAAGGAGTACTATCTGGAGGAGATCTTGGCCAAGCTGGGCCGGCACCGACACCGGCACTATGAGATCAAG CAATCAGATGATGAATGTGTCCTTGATCTTGATCTGATCACTGACCTCGTACTCCAGATTGATGCTCACGGAGAACCAG GTGGGAtcctctgcttcctccctgGCTGGCAGGAAATCAAGGGAGTGCAGCAGCGCCTGCTAGAGATGCTCGGATCTCAGAACAGCCGGTACCTCGTCTTACCAG TGCACTCCAACATCCCCATGATGGACCAGCAAAACATATTCCAGCGGCCTCCACCTGGCGTCAGGAAGATTGTCCTGGCCACCAACATCGCTGAGACCTCCATCACCATCAATGACATTGTGCATGTGGTGGACAGTGGCACGCACAAGGAGGAACGTTATGACCTGAAGACCAAG GTGTCCTGCCTGGAAACGGTGTGGGTGTCCAAGTCAAATGTGGTGCAGAGGCGAGGGCGTGCTGGCCGCTGTCAGTCGGGATTTGCCTATCACCTCTTCCCTCGCAGCCGCCTGGACAAGATGCCAACTTACCAGGTTCCAGAGATCCTACGCACCCCACTGGAGAACCTGGTGGTTCAGGCCAAGATCCACATGCCGGAGAAAACA GCAGTTGAATTTCTGTCCAAGGCTCTGGACAGCCCTGACATCAAAGCTGTGGATGAAGCAGTGATCTTGCTGCAGGAGATTG GAGTGCTGGACCAGCGAGAAGCCCTCACCACTTTGGGCAAACGCCTTGCCCAGATCTCCACAGATCCTCGGCTGGCAAAGGCCATTGTCTTGGCATCCATCTACCGTTGCCTCCACCCTCTGCTCGTCATCGTTTCTTGCCTCACCCGGGAccccttcagcagcagcctgcaaaaCCGTGCAGAGGTGGACAAG GCCAAGGCTGTTCTGAGCCGGGAGAGTGGGAGCGATCACCTTGCATTTGTCAGAGCTGTGGCAGGCTGGGAGGAGGTGCTGAGACGCAGAGACAGTCGTGCCAGGGATAACTACCTGCAGGACTATTACCTGTATGGCCCCAGCCTTCGCTTCATCAATG GCCTTGTCAAGCAGTTCTCTGAGAACCTCTACGAAGCCTTCCTGGTGTCATCCCCGTCTGACTGTACCATGCCATCGTCTGTATGTAACCAGTACAGTGAAGAGGAAGAACTCGTCAAGGGGGTCCTTATGGCTGGGCTCTACCCCAACCTCATCCAG GTGAGACAAGGTAAAGTGACCCGTCAAGGGAAGTTCAAACCTAACAGCTACGCGTATCGGACAAAGGCTGGCACTGTTCTGCTCCACAAGTCAACAATCAACAG GGAGGCATCCAAGCTGTACAGCCGCTGGCTAACATACTTCATGGCAGTGAAGTCCAATGGTGGGGTGTTTGTGCGGGACTCCTCCCAGGTCCACCCGTTGGCCGTGCTGCTCATGACCGACACGGATATCCACGTCCGAG ATGATGGCTGGCGAGCAACAGTCTCCCTGACAGACAGCGATCTCCTGGTGCTGGAGGGAGACTCCTACACCATCCGCCTCCTGCGCGATTTCCGTGTGTCGCTCTCCAAGATGGTGGAGACGTGCCTGTGCTATGAGATGGCAGCCATCCCTGGGGACCTGcaccaccagcacagccagctgCTCGACATCCTGGTGGATCTGCTCAAAGGCCCTCCTGGCAGCTTTGGTGCTTAG
- the DHX30 gene encoding ATP-dependent RNA helicase DHX30 isoform X4, which translates to MRDSRDLLKEFPQPKNLLNSVIGRALGISHARDKLVYIHTNGPRKKKVTLHIKWPKNVEVEGYGTKKIDAERQAAAAACQLFKGWGLLGPRNELFDAAKYRLLADQLGCPDERWCSEGKWRSKSGPSLADLSTCWRRMEPDDSIQPMEQGRMPKAMRREELEEGELEEGELEEGELEEEAIDVSDYLPMAHQDARTPGRDASRGGSSIEMTDDNTAIRALTQFPLPKNLLAQVIQIATSSSTVKEYMQFRTVGTKTKICKLTLRWPCPMTFAAKGRRKVEAENKAAALACQKLKSLGLVDKNNNPLSHAMYNMTSLRELGENQRKPCHIKVPEATLRKIENYLNHYPVDIRESRPRIADDMMNLSKESGAISDAITGKTYIPMLEAEEVRLSQNLLALWKRRGSSWQESHPLPVDPHKDTILSAIEQNPVVVIAGDTGCGKTTRIPQLLLEHYILEGRGARCNVVITQPRRISAISVAQRVAQELGPNMRKNVGYQVRLESKPPARGGALLFCTVGILLRKLQGNPSLEGVSHVVVDEVHERDVNTDFLLILLKGIQKLNPDLRLVLMSATGDNQRFSHYFGDCPVVKVPGFMYPVKEYYLEEILAKLGRHRHRHYEIKQSDDECVLDLDLITDLVLQIDAHGEPGGILCFLPGWQEIKGVQQRLLEMLGSQNSRYLVLPVHSNIPMMDQQNIFQRPPPGVRKIVLATNIAETSITINDIVHVVDSGTHKEERYDLKTKVSCLETVWVSKSNVVQRRGRAGRCQSGFAYHLFPRSRLDKMPTYQVPEILRTPLENLVVQAKIHMPEKTAVEFLSKALDSPDIKAVDEAVILLQEIGVLDQREALTTLGKRLAQISTDPRLAKAIVLASIYRCLHPLLVIVSCLTRDPFSSSLQNRAEVDKAKAVLSRESGSDHLAFVRAVAGWEEVLRRRDSRARDNYLQDYYLYGPSLRFINGLVKQFSENLYEAFLVSSPSDCTMPSSVCNQYSEEEELVKGVLMAGLYPNLIQVRQGKVTRQGKFKPNSYAYRTKAGTVLLHKSTINREASKLYSRWLTYFMAVKSNGGVFVRDSSQVHPLAVLLMTDTDIHVRDDGWRATVSLTDSDLLVLEGDSYTIRLLRDFRVSLSKMVETCLCYEMAAIPGDLHHQHSQLLDILVDLLKGPPGSFGA; encoded by the exons ATGCGCG attccaGAGACTTATTAAAGGAATTTCCACAGCCTAAAAACTTGCTCAACAGCGTGATTGGACGAGCCCTGGGCATTTCTCACGCAAGGGACAAGCTGGTGTACATCCATACCAATGGGCCAAGAAAAAAG aaagtcaCTCTGCATATAAAGTGGCCAAAGAATGTGGAAGTGGAAGGCTATGGGACCAAGAAGATTGATGCTgagaggcaggcagcagctgcagcgTGTCAGCTCTTCAAG GGCTGGGGTTTGCTGGGGCCCAGAAATGAGCTCTTTGATGCTGCAAAGTACCGGCTTCTCGCTGACCAGCTTGGCTGTCCCGACGAGAGGTGGTGCTCGGAGGGCAAGTGGCGCTCCAAGTCCGGACCTTCTCTCGCTGACTTGTCGACCTGCTGGCGACGGATGGAGCCAGACGATTCCATCCAGCCTATGGAACAGGGCAGGATGCCTAAAGCAATGAGGAGAGaagagctggaggaaggggagctAGAGGAAGGGGAACTGGAGGAAGGAGAGCTGGAAGAAGAAGCAATCGATGTTTCCGATTATCTACCTATGGCACATCAGGATGCCCGAACCCCAGGCAGAGATGCAAG CCGAGGAGGGAGTTCCATTGAAATGACAGATGACAACACTGCCATCCGTGCCCTGACACAGTTCCCACTTCCCAAAAATCTCCTGGCCCAAGTGATTCAGATTGCAACCTCTTCCTCCACAGTCAAG GAGTACATGCAGTTCCGCACAGTAGGCACCAAGACGAAGATCTGCAAGCTCACGCTCCGCTGGCCCTGTCCAATGACTTTTGCTGCCAAGGGCCGTCGCAAGGTGGAGGCAGAAAACAAAGCGGCGGCACTAGCCTGTCAGAAGCTTAAG aGCCTTGGGTTGGTGGACAAGAACAACAACCCCCTCAGCCATGCTATGTACAACATGACTTCACTCCGGGAGCTTGGTGAGAACCAGAGGAAACCCTGCCACATCAAAGTCCCTGAAGCAACCCTGCGCAAGATTGAGAACTATCTGAATCAT TATCCAGTGGACATCAGGGAATCCAGGCCCCGGATTGCTGATGACATGATGAACCTGAGCAAGGAATCTGGTGCGATAAGTGATGCAATCACAGGGAAGACATACATACCCATGTTGGAAGCAGAGGAAGTGCGCCTTAGCCAGAATCTCCTGGCCCTCTGGAAAAGGAGAGGATCCTCGTGGCAGGAGAGCCACCCACTGCCAGTAGATCCTCACAAGGACACCATCCTATCAGCCATCGAGCAGAACCCTGTAGTGGTAATAGCAGGAGATACAGGCTGTGGGAAAACCACGAGGATCCCTCAGCTCCTGCTGGAACACTACATCCTGGAGGGACGTGGCGCCCGCTGCAATGTAGTGATCACCCAGCCAAGGAGGATCAGCGCCATCTCGGTCGCCCAGCGTGTGGCACAGGAGTTGGGTCCCAACATGAGGAAGAACGTGGGCTACCAGGTGCGACTGGAGAGCAAGCCACCTGCCAGGGGAGGAGCCCTGCTCTTCTGCACCGTGGGCATCCTGCTGCGGAAGCTGCAGGGGAACCCCAGCCTGGAGGGTGTCAGCCACGTCGTGGTTGATGAGGTCCACGAGCGAGACGTCAACACTGATTTCCTGCTCATCCTGCTGAAAGGCATCCAGAAGCTCAACCCTGACCTGCGCCTGGTCTTAATGAGTGCCACAGGAGACAATCAGCGTTTCTCACATTACTTTGGGGATTGCCCTGTGGTCAAGGTGCCGGGCTTCATGTACCCAGTGAAGGAGTACTATCTGGAGGAGATCTTGGCCAAGCTGGGCCGGCACCGACACCGGCACTATGAGATCAAG CAATCAGATGATGAATGTGTCCTTGATCTTGATCTGATCACTGACCTCGTACTCCAGATTGATGCTCACGGAGAACCAG GTGGGAtcctctgcttcctccctgGCTGGCAGGAAATCAAGGGAGTGCAGCAGCGCCTGCTAGAGATGCTCGGATCTCAGAACAGCCGGTACCTCGTCTTACCAG TGCACTCCAACATCCCCATGATGGACCAGCAAAACATATTCCAGCGGCCTCCACCTGGCGTCAGGAAGATTGTCCTGGCCACCAACATCGCTGAGACCTCCATCACCATCAATGACATTGTGCATGTGGTGGACAGTGGCACGCACAAGGAGGAACGTTATGACCTGAAGACCAAG GTGTCCTGCCTGGAAACGGTGTGGGTGTCCAAGTCAAATGTGGTGCAGAGGCGAGGGCGTGCTGGCCGCTGTCAGTCGGGATTTGCCTATCACCTCTTCCCTCGCAGCCGCCTGGACAAGATGCCAACTTACCAGGTTCCAGAGATCCTACGCACCCCACTGGAGAACCTGGTGGTTCAGGCCAAGATCCACATGCCGGAGAAAACA GCAGTTGAATTTCTGTCCAAGGCTCTGGACAGCCCTGACATCAAAGCTGTGGATGAAGCAGTGATCTTGCTGCAGGAGATTG GAGTGCTGGACCAGCGAGAAGCCCTCACCACTTTGGGCAAACGCCTTGCCCAGATCTCCACAGATCCTCGGCTGGCAAAGGCCATTGTCTTGGCATCCATCTACCGTTGCCTCCACCCTCTGCTCGTCATCGTTTCTTGCCTCACCCGGGAccccttcagcagcagcctgcaaaaCCGTGCAGAGGTGGACAAG GCCAAGGCTGTTCTGAGCCGGGAGAGTGGGAGCGATCACCTTGCATTTGTCAGAGCTGTGGCAGGCTGGGAGGAGGTGCTGAGACGCAGAGACAGTCGTGCCAGGGATAACTACCTGCAGGACTATTACCTGTATGGCCCCAGCCTTCGCTTCATCAATG GCCTTGTCAAGCAGTTCTCTGAGAACCTCTACGAAGCCTTCCTGGTGTCATCCCCGTCTGACTGTACCATGCCATCGTCTGTATGTAACCAGTACAGTGAAGAGGAAGAACTCGTCAAGGGGGTCCTTATGGCTGGGCTCTACCCCAACCTCATCCAG GTGAGACAAGGTAAAGTGACCCGTCAAGGGAAGTTCAAACCTAACAGCTACGCGTATCGGACAAAGGCTGGCACTGTTCTGCTCCACAAGTCAACAATCAACAG GGAGGCATCCAAGCTGTACAGCCGCTGGCTAACATACTTCATGGCAGTGAAGTCCAATGGTGGGGTGTTTGTGCGGGACTCCTCCCAGGTCCACCCGTTGGCCGTGCTGCTCATGACCGACACGGATATCCACGTCCGAG ATGATGGCTGGCGAGCAACAGTCTCCCTGACAGACAGCGATCTCCTGGTGCTGGAGGGAGACTCCTACACCATCCGCCTCCTGCGCGATTTCCGTGTGTCGCTCTCCAAGATGGTGGAGACGTGCCTGTGCTATGAGATGGCAGCCATCCCTGGGGACCTGcaccaccagcacagccagctgCTCGACATCCTGGTGGATCTGCTCAAAGGCCCTCCTGGCAGCTTTGGTGCTTAG